Proteins from one Phycisphaerae bacterium genomic window:
- a CDS encoding TGS domain-containing protein, translating to MALNLTPDYFEADRKYRQARTPEEKLAALEEMLRTIPKHKASEKKQSDIKRRISELRQAPQTRKKGGTVDPYHIPPQGAGQALLLGLPNSGKSSIVARLTKATVKVTDFPFGTALPVPGMAYHEDVPIELVDLPPVTVEHVPSGLTNALRNTHVLLLVVDLAADAVLEDIEALLAILREREIILDAGAADEPSASRDFDDPAEDDADEEAGDSLHVGPQGLIVCTKADLPGADDNWAVLQELRTGPPPMLPVSSVTGQGLDDLLARVFGMLDVVRVYAKPPGKPADKDKPFILPTGSTVGELARMIHKEIGDHLKFARVWGTHAFDGQQVHANHVLYDRDVVELHT from the coding sequence ATGGCTCTGAACCTGACTCCCGACTACTTCGAGGCGGACCGCAAGTACCGCCAAGCTCGCACGCCGGAAGAGAAGCTCGCGGCGCTCGAGGAGATGCTGCGCACCATCCCCAAGCACAAGGCCAGCGAGAAGAAACAGTCGGACATCAAACGCCGCATCAGCGAGTTACGCCAAGCACCGCAGACCCGCAAGAAGGGCGGCACGGTCGATCCCTACCACATTCCGCCCCAGGGGGCGGGCCAAGCCCTGCTGCTCGGCCTGCCCAACAGCGGAAAGTCCTCGATCGTCGCCCGGCTTACCAAGGCAACCGTGAAGGTCACTGACTTCCCCTTTGGCACGGCGCTGCCCGTACCCGGCATGGCGTACCATGAGGACGTGCCCATCGAACTGGTCGATCTGCCCCCGGTCACGGTCGAGCACGTGCCGTCGGGCCTGACCAACGCGTTGCGCAACACCCACGTCCTGCTGTTGGTCGTCGACCTCGCGGCGGATGCCGTGCTTGAAGACATCGAGGCCTTGCTCGCCATCCTGCGGGAGCGGGAAATCATCCTTGACGCCGGTGCCGCCGACGAGCCAAGCGCAAGCCGGGACTTCGATGATCCGGCGGAGGATGATGCGGACGAGGAGGCGGGCGATTCGCTGCACGTCGGGCCGCAGGGGCTGATCGTGTGTACCAAAGCCGACCTGCCCGGGGCCGACGACAACTGGGCCGTGCTCCAGGAATTGCGGACCGGGCCGCCGCCGATGCTGCCCGTCTCGAGCGTCACCGGGCAGGGGCTCGATGATTTGCTCGCCCGGGTCTTCGGCATGCTCGACGTCGTTCGCGTATACGCCAAGCCGCCGGGCAAGCCGGCCGACAAGGACAAGCCCTTCATCCTGCCGACCGGTAGCACGGTCGGCGAGCTGGCCCGCATGATCCACAAGGAAATCGGTGACCACCTCAAATTCGCTCGTGTGTGGGGCACTCACGCCTTCGACGGTCAGCAGGTTCACGCCAACCACGTCCTCTATGACCGCGACGTGGTCGAACTGCACACTTGA
- a CDS encoding cation transporter yields MPSAPPISPAAGQPPVPDREATIQWVTWWGLAVNLALSPTKLAIGFFASSQALVADAVHSLSDAITDVAVLVGARYWSAPADADHPYGHGRIETMIASAIGVMLAGVGVGLGYRALVTIEQHHASVPGWSAFAVASLSIVSKEALYRWTTRVAWRIRSSALIANAWHHRSDAFSSVPVALAVLGTRLHPSWTFLDHVGAIVVSLLIIRAAWRIVWPALNQLVDAGTSRETRDRLYTLVTQTPGVRSVHAMRTRHVGPGLQVDLHVLVNPDLTVREGHRIAHAVTDRLLHEEPEVIDALVHIEPYDQADETKPRT; encoded by the coding sequence ATGCCCTCCGCCCCCCCGATAAGCCCGGCCGCGGGGCAGCCGCCCGTTCCTGACCGCGAGGCGACGATCCAATGGGTCACCTGGTGGGGCTTGGCGGTTAATCTGGCGCTCTCGCCGACCAAGCTCGCCATAGGGTTTTTCGCCTCCAGCCAGGCTCTCGTGGCCGACGCGGTACACAGCCTGTCCGATGCAATCACCGATGTGGCCGTGCTGGTTGGCGCCCGCTACTGGTCGGCGCCCGCGGACGCCGACCACCCCTACGGCCACGGACGCATCGAGACCATGATCGCCTCGGCGATCGGGGTCATGCTCGCCGGTGTCGGTGTCGGCCTCGGGTACCGGGCACTGGTGACCATCGAGCAACATCATGCGTCGGTACCCGGCTGGAGCGCCTTCGCCGTCGCATCCCTGTCCATCGTGAGCAAGGAAGCGCTGTACCGGTGGACGACGCGAGTCGCATGGCGAATCCGCTCATCGGCTTTGATCGCCAACGCCTGGCATCATCGCTCCGACGCGTTCAGTTCGGTGCCTGTAGCCCTGGCCGTGCTGGGCACCCGGCTTCACCCATCGTGGACCTTCCTCGATCACGTCGGGGCCATTGTCGTCTCTCTGCTGATCATACGGGCGGCCTGGCGGATCGTTTGGCCGGCGCTCAATCAACTTGTCGACGCGGGCACTTCGCGAGAAACCCGTGACCGCCTGTACACTCTGGTCACGCAGACGCCCGGCGTGCGCTCCGTCCACGCGATGCGGACGCGACACGTCGGCCCGGGCCTGCAAGTTGATCTTCACGTCCTGGTGAACCCGGACCTGACCGTCCGCGAAGGCCACCGGATCGCCCACGCGGTCACAGATCGCCTGCTGCACGAAGAGCCCGAGGTCATCGACGCGCTGGTGCATATCGAGCCCTATGACCAAGCCGACGAGACCAAACCGCGAACATGA
- a CDS encoding LysM peptidoglycan-binding domain-containing protein, whose translation MSAAAIAPAALVAPVAETKVHTIAAGASPAPSPTTGVRAPIAAAPAVRSAARPVPADRAYTVKAGDAWYGLAQRFLGDGNEWPRLFELNKERLSGNREVLPAGVVIELPRDAKISTTTTN comes from the coding sequence GTGTCGGCGGCGGCGATTGCCCCCGCTGCCCTGGTCGCCCCAGTGGCGGAGACGAAGGTCCATACCATCGCGGCGGGCGCCTCGCCCGCGCCGTCGCCCACCACTGGCGTCAGAGCGCCGATCGCCGCGGCCCCGGCGGTTCGGTCCGCGGCCCGTCCCGTCCCGGCCGATCGAGCTTATACGGTCAAGGCGGGCGATGCGTGGTATGGTCTTGCCCAGAGATTCCTGGGCGACGGCAACGAATGGCCGCGCCTTTTTGAGCTGAACAAGGAGCGTCTTTCGGGCAACCGGGAAGTTCTGCCGGCTGGCGTGGTCATCGAGCTGCCCCGCGACGCCAAGATCTCCACGACGACGACCAATTGA
- a CDS encoding efflux RND transporter periplasmic adaptor subunit: protein MISDNPDLSVLVRESARRPERRSPAGGTRVPLPPRRWKTRVLLPLLILGGLGALLAYAARDALIPAVDVEVVPVVVKTGVAGGGAVTVQAPGWLEPDPFPLAVSALASGVVREVLVLEGEAVEVGQVVARLVEEDAELALRRAEAELGQRRSALRISEATRDAAQRDWDHPIERVRQVAVAEALLVERQGELSQSAAELAAAQARLVELEAEYRRLEGLHETGQAAPIEFIRAEQQYEVHRALVDAARARQAVVAAHIRGAEAEVVASKKYLELRIPERRALDEAQAEVGRAEAAVAAALAARDEAALTLARMEVRSPVAGVVMTRLVEPGAKLMLGADTPRAAQVVRLYDPARQQVRVDVPLTEAAAVVLGQEAEVVVDVFPDRVFRGRVTRLVHEADIQKNTLQVKVAIEDPPVDLKPETLARVRFLGRLEADEQAQRLLVPAALVRQTEAGTCVWLADRAGGVAQLRSVVAGTARQGDWVEVREGLRAGDRLIAGDPSRLRAGMRVRIVGEQAVAERP, encoded by the coding sequence GTGATTTCTGATAACCCTGATCTGTCCGTACTGGTGCGCGAATCCGCGCGTCGACCGGAGCGTCGGAGTCCGGCGGGCGGAACGCGCGTTCCGCTGCCGCCGCGGCGATGGAAGACGCGGGTGCTGCTGCCGCTGCTGATTCTCGGTGGGCTGGGGGCATTGCTGGCGTATGCGGCGCGGGATGCGTTGATCCCAGCGGTGGATGTGGAGGTGGTTCCGGTGGTCGTCAAGACGGGGGTGGCCGGCGGTGGGGCGGTGACCGTGCAAGCGCCCGGTTGGCTGGAGCCGGACCCCTTTCCATTGGCCGTCTCGGCGCTGGCCAGCGGGGTGGTGCGCGAGGTGCTGGTGCTGGAAGGCGAAGCGGTTGAGGTAGGGCAGGTGGTGGCCCGGTTGGTGGAGGAAGATGCGGAACTGGCTTTGCGGCGTGCGGAGGCCGAGCTGGGCCAGCGCCGATCGGCGCTGCGGATTTCGGAAGCGACACGAGACGCGGCCCAGCGCGATTGGGACCATCCTATCGAGCGTGTCCGGCAGGTCGCGGTGGCCGAGGCGTTGCTGGTTGAGCGTCAGGGCGAGCTTTCGCAATCGGCGGCGGAATTGGCGGCAGCGCAAGCGCGGCTCGTCGAGTTGGAGGCTGAGTATCGCCGTCTCGAGGGTTTGCACGAGACGGGCCAGGCGGCGCCGATCGAGTTCATCCGCGCGGAGCAGCAATACGAGGTGCATCGTGCCCTGGTGGACGCGGCCCGGGCGCGGCAAGCGGTGGTGGCGGCTCATATCCGCGGCGCGGAGGCCGAAGTTGTCGCCTCGAAGAAGTATCTGGAGCTTCGGATTCCCGAGCGACGGGCGTTGGACGAGGCTCAAGCGGAGGTGGGGCGTGCTGAAGCGGCGGTGGCGGCGGCTCTGGCGGCCCGGGACGAGGCGGCGTTGACGTTGGCTCGCATGGAGGTGCGCTCGCCGGTGGCCGGGGTGGTGATGACTCGGCTGGTCGAGCCGGGCGCGAAGTTGATGCTCGGGGCGGATACCCCGCGGGCGGCGCAGGTGGTGCGGTTGTACGACCCCGCTCGGCAGCAGGTGCGGGTCGATGTGCCTTTGACCGAGGCGGCCGCGGTGGTTCTGGGGCAGGAAGCGGAGGTGGTGGTGGATGTGTTTCCGGATCGCGTTTTTCGCGGGCGGGTGACGCGGCTGGTGCACGAGGCGGACATTCAGAAGAACACGTTGCAGGTCAAGGTGGCGATCGAAGACCCGCCGGTGGATCTGAAACCGGAGACGCTGGCCCGGGTGCGTTTTCTGGGCCGGCTGGAGGCCGATGAGCAGGCCCAGCGTCTGTTGGTTCCCGCCGCGCTGGTTCGGCAGACCGAGGCGGGAACCTGCGTATGGCTGGCGGATCGTGCTGGTGGGGTGGCGCAACTGCGATCCGTGGTGGCGGGGACGGCTCGGCAGGGCGATTGGGTCGAGGTGCGTGAGGGTTTGCGGGCGGGTGATCGGCTGATTGCGGGTGATCCGAGTCGGTTGCGGGCCGGGATGCGTGTTCGGATCGTAGGTGAGCAGGCGGTCGCGGAAAGGCCGTGA
- a CDS encoding ABC transporter ATP-binding protein, whose product MALIECRGLTRSYRKGEVEIIPLADLDLDVEEGEFLALMGPSGSGKTTLLNIIAGIDRPTRGSAVIDGVDVGGLSRSRLAAWRSDYVGYIFQLYNLVPTLTAYENVELPLLLHGLSRRQRHERVAVALDVVGLADRHDHYPRQLSGGQEQRVAIARAIVTDPRIIVADEPTGDLDGTAAAAVMDLLARLNREFNKTLIMVTHDPGTARYAHRILHLEKGRLIESGKVATV is encoded by the coding sequence ATGGCATTGATCGAATGTCGCGGTCTGACGCGGTCGTACCGCAAAGGGGAGGTCGAGATCATCCCGCTGGCGGATTTGGATCTGGACGTGGAGGAGGGCGAGTTCCTGGCCTTGATGGGACCGTCGGGCAGCGGCAAGACGACGCTGCTGAACATTATCGCGGGGATCGATCGGCCGACCCGGGGCAGCGCGGTCATCGACGGTGTGGACGTGGGCGGGTTATCGCGCTCGCGGCTGGCGGCCTGGCGATCGGACTACGTGGGATACATCTTCCAGTTGTACAACCTCGTGCCGACGCTCACTGCTTATGAGAACGTCGAGCTGCCGTTGCTGCTGCATGGACTGTCGCGTCGTCAGCGGCATGAACGGGTGGCGGTGGCTCTTGACGTGGTGGGTCTGGCGGATCGGCACGATCACTACCCGCGGCAGCTTAGCGGCGGGCAGGAGCAGCGGGTGGCCATCGCCCGGGCGATCGTCACCGATCCGCGGATCATTGTAGCCGATGAACCGACCGGCGACCTGGACGGGACGGCGGCGGCGGCGGTGATGGACCTGCTCGCTCGATTGAACCGCGAGTTCAATAAGACGCTGATTATGGTGACGCACGATCCGGGCACAGCAAGGTACGCGCACCGGATCCTGCACTTGGAGAAGGGCCGACTGATCGAGTCTGGAAAGGTGGCGACTGTCTAG